Below is a genomic region from Pseudobdellovibrionaceae bacterium.
TTAGCAACAGCAGAGTATCTATGGTTAGACGGTGCTACGCCGACTCAAGAACTAAGAGCTAAAACACGAATATTAAATAAGGTGTCTGCCAATAGTCTTGAAGATTTTCCAGAGTGGGGTTTTGACGGCTCTTCTACTTGGCAAGCCCATGGGTCTCATTCTGACTGTATATTAAAGCCGGTTTATTTTTGCTTAAACCCTTTAAGAGCTATCACGGGTAATCACTACTTAGTAGTTTGTGAAGTTTACGAATCCGACGGCGAACCTCATGCCAGCAACTCTCGAAAGGCTTTGCGAGAATTATTAGATAAATCTAAGGCAGCAAACCCTTGGATAGGTTTCGAACAAGAATACACACTTTTTGAATACAATCGTCCATTAGGCTGGCCAGATAAAGGTGGTTTTCCTGCACCACAAGGGCCATTTTATTGTGGAGTTGGTGTAAGCAAAGTGTTTGGCCGAAACATTGTGGAAGAGCATATGGACATGTGTCAAAGAGCGGGCTTAAGCTTTTATGGTATTAATGCCGAAGTAATGCCTTCTCAATGGGAATTTCAAGTGGGTTATCGGGGAGTAAACACAGAAAAAAATGACCCCCTAACTATTTCGGATCAAATGTGGGTAGCCCGTTATATGTTACTGCGAGTGGCAGAAAAACATAATGCTATTATATCCTTTAG
It encodes:
- a CDS encoding glutamine synthetase, with translation MGFSKQDSDVKVLATAEYLWLDGATPTQELRAKTRILNKVSANSLEDFPEWGFDGSSTWQAHGSHSDCILKPVYFCLNPLRAITGNHYLVVCEVYESDGEPHASNSRKALRELLDKSKAANPWIGFEQEYTLFEYNRPLGWPDKGGFPAPQGPFYCGVGVSKVFGRNIVEEHMDMCQRAGLSFYGINAEVMPSQWEFQVGYRGVNTEKNDPLTISDQMWVARYMLLRVAEKHNAIISFSNKPMPGDWNGAGMHTNFSTDATRAKGGIEAINKAVENLKEKHSQHIRNYGAGLEDRLTGLHETCHIGQFKSGVSDRGASIRIPLQTSQKGCGYFEDRRPGANADPYKVSACLVEATCL